One window from the genome of Streptomyces sp. NBC_00708 encodes:
- a CDS encoding type I polyketide synthase, protein MSNEERLLEYLKRATTDLREVRRRLADAERRLEEAGPSGRGAHQDDPVVVVGMGCRYPGGATSPEALWQLVADGVDAIGEFPADRGWDEGVYDPEPGKPGKTYAREGGFLYDAPDFDPVFFGISPNEALVTDPQQRLLLEVAWEAIERAGIDPTTLKGSPTGVFAGVMYHDYALGAEPGSTTAGSVVSGRVAYTLGLEGPAVSVDTACSSSLVALHLAAQALRAGECSLALAGGVTVMSTPDMFVYFSTQQGLASDGRSKSFSASADGVACSEGAGVLVLERLSDARRNGHPVLAVVRGSALNQDGASNGLTAPNGPAQQRVIRQALADAGLTAADVDVVEAHGTGTTLGDPIEAQALLETYGQERPEGRPLWLGSIKSNMGHSQAAAGVAGIIKMVMALRHGVLPKSLYAETPSEQVDWAEGAVELLAESRPWVSGGAVRRAGVSSFGISGTNAHVIVEEAPEETGEAAVRAALPVVPWVVTAKSEQALSAQAARLREQALGEPETDAADIGLSLATTRTAFTHRAVVLGQTATDRADALAALAAGNEHPAVVVGRARRTGKSAFLFTGQGAQRLGMGRELYEAYPVFAEAFDAVCAEVDVHLGTGLREVMWGEDADALNATSYTQPALFAFEVALFRLVETWGVTPDVVVGHSIGELAAAHIAGVLSLADAARLVVARGRLMQALPAGGAMVAVQATEDEVLPLLTEGVGIAAVNGPQAVVVSGTGIAALAVGEHFAALGRKTSRLPVSHAFHSALMEPMLIDFRAVAEKVTYAEPRIPVVSTVTGAPSTDWQTPEYWVDQVRRPVRFADAVNAAEALGARTFVEVGPDAVLTALGAASVTDEDTALVPLLRRNRSETESLAGAVGRLYAQGVRVDWRTYFAGSGARTVELPTYAFQRTRFWVEGSGATGATVPQTAHDVPTAEESQRAAAGLRAELDGLGAAEAGRVLLALVRTHVAAVLGHASVGVVETDLAFRDMGFDSLAAVELRKRLTAASGCDLPATLIFDYPTPRAVAAFLAERLDSESGAGDGDPAAAVLAELDRIEDVLGGFPVTGADAETVGARADAITARLEAIVRRWRDAQGDPAPAGEGPDFETVTDEELFDVLDSEFGIS, encoded by the coding sequence GTGAGCAACGAAGAGCGACTTCTCGAATACCTGAAGCGGGCCACGACCGACCTGCGCGAGGTACGCCGCCGGCTGGCGGACGCCGAGCGCCGTCTCGAAGAGGCGGGCCCGTCCGGCCGCGGCGCGCACCAGGACGACCCGGTGGTCGTCGTCGGCATGGGCTGCCGCTACCCGGGTGGCGCCACGAGCCCCGAGGCCCTGTGGCAGCTGGTCGCGGACGGCGTGGACGCGATCGGGGAGTTTCCCGCGGACCGCGGCTGGGACGAGGGTGTGTACGACCCCGAGCCGGGTAAGCCCGGCAAGACGTACGCGCGCGAGGGCGGCTTCCTCTACGACGCACCGGACTTCGACCCGGTGTTCTTCGGGATCAGCCCCAACGAGGCCCTGGTGACCGACCCGCAGCAGCGGCTGCTGCTCGAGGTCGCCTGGGAGGCGATCGAGCGGGCCGGGATCGACCCGACGACGCTCAAGGGCTCGCCGACCGGTGTCTTCGCCGGGGTGATGTACCACGACTACGCGCTCGGCGCGGAGCCCGGGAGCACCACGGCCGGCAGCGTGGTGTCCGGTCGCGTCGCCTACACGCTGGGGCTCGAAGGGCCTGCGGTCAGCGTGGACACGGCCTGCTCCTCCTCGTTGGTGGCGCTGCACCTGGCGGCGCAGGCGCTGCGGGCGGGTGAGTGCTCACTCGCCCTCGCCGGCGGGGTGACGGTCATGTCGACCCCGGACATGTTCGTGTACTTCAGCACGCAGCAGGGCCTGGCGTCCGACGGCCGCTCGAAGTCCTTCTCCGCGTCCGCCGACGGTGTCGCCTGCTCCGAGGGCGCCGGTGTCCTGGTCCTGGAGCGGCTGTCCGATGCCCGCCGCAACGGTCACCCGGTGCTCGCGGTGGTGCGTGGCTCGGCGCTCAACCAGGACGGTGCGAGCAACGGCCTCACCGCCCCTAATGGCCCGGCCCAGCAGCGCGTGATCCGTCAGGCCCTGGCCGACGCGGGCCTGACGGCCGCGGACGTCGACGTGGTCGAGGCGCACGGCACCGGCACGACCCTCGGCGACCCGATCGAGGCACAGGCACTCCTGGAGACCTACGGGCAGGAGCGGCCCGAGGGGCGGCCCCTGTGGCTGGGGTCCATCAAGTCCAACATGGGGCACAGCCAGGCGGCGGCGGGTGTCGCGGGGATCATCAAGATGGTCATGGCCCTGCGCCACGGCGTGCTTCCCAAGTCCCTGTACGCCGAAACGCCTTCGGAGCAGGTCGACTGGGCGGAGGGCGCGGTCGAGCTGCTGGCCGAGTCGCGTCCCTGGGTGTCCGGCGGCGCGGTGCGGCGGGCCGGGGTGTCCTCGTTCGGGATCAGTGGGACGAACGCCCATGTGATCGTCGAGGAGGCGCCGGAAGAGACGGGGGAGGCGGCCGTGCGGGCCGCGCTCCCCGTGGTTCCTTGGGTGGTGACGGCGAAGTCCGAGCAGGCCCTCAGTGCTCAGGCCGCCCGCCTGCGGGAACAGGCCCTGGGAGAGCCCGAGACCGATGCGGCGGACATCGGGCTCTCCCTGGCCACCACACGGACCGCCTTCACCCACCGGGCGGTGGTCCTCGGGCAGACAGCCACCGACCGCGCGGACGCGCTGGCCGCGCTCGCGGCGGGGAACGAACACCCGGCGGTGGTCGTCGGCCGGGCCCGCCGGACGGGCAAGTCGGCGTTCCTGTTCACGGGGCAGGGCGCGCAGCGGCTGGGGATGGGCCGTGAACTGTACGAGGCCTACCCGGTGTTCGCCGAGGCGTTTGACGCGGTGTGCGCGGAGGTAGACGTGCACCTCGGTACGGGGTTGCGCGAGGTCATGTGGGGGGAAGACGCGGACGCGCTGAACGCGACCTCGTACACCCAGCCCGCCCTCTTTGCCTTCGAGGTCGCGCTGTTCCGGCTCGTCGAGACGTGGGGTGTCACCCCGGACGTCGTCGTCGGTCACTCGATCGGTGAGCTGGCCGCCGCGCACATTGCCGGGGTGCTGTCCCTCGCGGACGCCGCTCGTCTCGTCGTCGCCCGTGGCCGCCTGATGCAGGCGCTTCCGGCCGGTGGCGCGATGGTGGCCGTGCAGGCGACCGAGGACGAGGTGCTTCCCCTCCTCACGGAGGGGGTGGGCATCGCGGCCGTCAACGGCCCGCAGGCGGTCGTGGTCTCCGGGACCGGGATCGCCGCTCTCGCCGTGGGTGAGCACTTCGCCGCGCTCGGCCGGAAGACCAGCCGCCTTCCCGTCTCGCACGCGTTCCATTCCGCCCTCATGGAGCCGATGCTGATCGACTTCCGCGCCGTCGCCGAGAAGGTGACGTACGCGGAGCCCCGTATCCCGGTCGTCTCCACCGTCACCGGCGCCCCGTCCACCGACTGGCAGACCCCGGAGTACTGGGTCGACCAGGTCCGCCGCCCTGTCCGCTTCGCCGATGCCGTGAACGCCGCGGAAGCACTCGGAGCCCGTACGTTCGTGGAGGTCGGCCCCGACGCGGTGCTCACCGCTCTCGGCGCGGCCTCCGTGACCGACGAGGACACCGCGCTCGTCCCGCTCCTGCGCAGGAACCGCTCCGAGACGGAGTCCCTGGCCGGAGCGGTCGGGCGGCTGTACGCGCAGGGCGTCCGGGTCGACTGGCGGACGTACTTCGCCGGCAGCGGGGCACGGACCGTCGAGCTGCCCACGTACGCCTTCCAGCGCACCCGTTTCTGGGTCGAGGGCAGCGGTGCCACCGGTGCCACCGTCCCGCAGACGGCGCACGACGTGCCCACCGCGGAGGAGTCGCAGCGGGCCGCCGCGGGGCTGCGGGCGGAGCTGGACGGGCTCGGGGCGGCCGAGGCCGGGCGAGTCCTGCTGGCGCTGGTGCGTACGCATGTGGCGGCCGTGCTCGGGCACGCGTCCGTGGGTGTCGTCGAGACCGATCTCGCCTTCCGTGACATGGGCTTCGACTCGCTGGCCGCCGTGGAGCTGCGCAAGCGGCTGACCGCCGCGTCCGGCTGCGACCTGCCCGCCACGCTGATCTTCGACTACCCGACCCCGCGTGCCGTGGCCGCCTTCCTGGCGGAGCGCCTGGACTCCGAGTCCGGGGCGGGGGACGGCGACCCGGCCGCCGCGGTGCTGGCCGAACTGGACCGGATCGAGGACGTGCTCGGCGGGTTCCCCGTCACCGGCGCGGACGCGGAGACGGTCGGCGCCCGCGCGGACGCGATCACCGCCCGCCTCGAAGCCATCGTGCGGCGCTGGCGCGACGCCCAGGGCGATCCGGCACCGGCCGGCGAGGGGCCCGACTTCGAAACGGTCACCGACGAGGAGCTGTTCGACGTGCTCGACAGCGAATTCGGCATCTCCTAG